One segment of Pseudomonas asgharzadehiana DNA contains the following:
- a CDS encoding polyamine ABC transporter substrate-binding protein, which yields MKNAGKTLLALSLMGAMAGGAQAADKVLHVYNWSDYIAPDTIANFEKESGIKVVYDVFDSNETLEAKLLAGKSGYDIVVPSNNFLAKQIKAGVYQELDKSKLSNYSNLNTSLLKAVSVSDPDNKHAFPYMWGSIGIGYNPEKVKAALGVDKIDSWDVLMKPENIAKLKSCGVSFLDSPTEMLPVALHYLGLPTDTQKKADLKQAEDLFLKIRPSIGYFHSSKYISDLANGNICVAVGYSGDIQQAKSRAAEAGGKVKVAYDIPKEGAGSFFDMVAIPKDAENVDAAYTFLNYLLKPEVMASITNSVRFPNGNEKATALVDKDITSDPGIYPPADVQAKLYAIADLPAATQREMTRSWTKIKSGK from the coding sequence TTGAAGAACGCCGGCAAGACCCTCCTCGCCTTGTCCCTGATGGGCGCAATGGCGGGCGGCGCCCAGGCAGCCGATAAAGTGCTGCACGTCTACAACTGGTCCGACTACATCGCACCGGACACCATCGCCAACTTTGAAAAAGAGTCGGGCATTAAAGTGGTGTATGACGTCTTCGACAGCAACGAGACCCTCGAAGCCAAGTTGCTGGCAGGCAAGTCCGGCTACGACATCGTCGTACCGTCGAACAACTTCCTCGCCAAGCAGATCAAGGCCGGTGTTTACCAGGAGCTGGACAAGTCCAAGCTGTCCAACTACAGCAACCTGAACACATCCCTGCTTAAAGCCGTGTCGGTCAGCGACCCGGATAACAAGCATGCCTTCCCGTACATGTGGGGTTCGATCGGCATCGGCTACAACCCGGAGAAGGTCAAGGCCGCGCTGGGCGTGGACAAGATCGACTCCTGGGATGTGCTGATGAAGCCTGAAAACATCGCCAAGCTGAAAAGCTGCGGCGTGAGCTTCCTCGATTCGCCGACCGAAATGCTGCCGGTGGCGCTGCACTACCTGGGCCTGCCGACCGACACTCAGAAGAAGGCCGATCTGAAGCAGGCTGAAGACCTGTTCCTGAAAATCCGTCCTTCGATCGGCTACTTCCACTCCTCCAAGTACATCTCGGACCTGGCCAACGGCAACATCTGCGTGGCCGTGGGTTACTCGGGCGACATCCAGCAGGCCAAGTCCCGCGCGGCTGAAGCCGGTGGCAAGGTCAAGGTTGCCTATGACATTCCGAAGGAAGGCGCCGGTAGCTTCTTCGACATGGTCGCCATCCCTAAAGATGCCGAAAACGTCGACGCCGCCTACACGTTCCTCAACTACCTGCTCAAGCCTGAAGTGATGGCCTCCATCACCAACAGCGTGCGTTTCCCGAACGGTAACGAGAAGGCCACCGCACTGGTCGACAAAGACATCACCAGCGACCCGGGCATCTACCCACCAGCCGATGTCCAGGCCAAGCTCTACGCGATTGCTGACTTGCCGGCTGCGACCCAGCGTGAAATGACACGCAGCTGGACCAAGATCAAATCCGGTAAATAA
- a CDS encoding polyamine ABC transporter substrate-binding protein yields the protein MPISLFRQAMLVGAGITLALSVQAAPTVHIYNWSDYIGTDTLANFEKATGIKPVYDVFDSNETLEGKLLAGRTGYDVVVPSNHFLGKQIKAGAFQKLDKSLLTNYANLDPALLKRLEKNDPGNQYAVPYLWGTNGIGYNVDKVKQVLGVDKIDSWAVLFEPENMKKLATCGVSFMDSADEMLPAVLNYMGLDPNSTNPADYKKAEEKLLKVRPYVTYFHSSKYISDLANGNICVAAGFSGDVFQAKARAAEAGKGVNIAYAIPKEGGNLWFDVLAIPKDAANVKEAHAFINYLLQPEVIAQVSDYVGYANPNPGADKLMEQSIRTDEAVYPPQAVLERTFVNFELPPNVQRLMTRSWTKVKTGK from the coding sequence GTGCCAATTTCTTTATTTCGCCAAGCCATGCTGGTGGGCGCGGGTATCACGCTGGCGTTGAGCGTGCAGGCCGCACCGACGGTGCATATTTATAACTGGTCGGACTACATCGGTACCGACACCCTGGCCAACTTCGAAAAGGCCACCGGTATCAAGCCCGTGTATGACGTGTTTGATTCCAACGAAACCCTGGAAGGCAAACTGCTGGCCGGGCGTACCGGCTACGACGTGGTGGTGCCGTCCAACCACTTCCTCGGCAAGCAGATCAAGGCCGGGGCGTTCCAGAAACTCGACAAGTCATTGCTCACGAACTACGCCAACCTCGACCCGGCACTGCTCAAGCGCCTGGAAAAGAACGACCCGGGCAACCAGTACGCGGTGCCGTACCTGTGGGGCACCAATGGCATCGGCTACAACGTCGACAAAGTGAAGCAAGTGCTGGGTGTCGACAAGATCGATTCCTGGGCCGTGTTGTTCGAACCGGAAAACATGAAGAAGCTGGCCACCTGCGGCGTGTCCTTCATGGACTCGGCGGATGAAATGCTGCCGGCTGTACTCAACTACATGGGCCTGGACCCGAACAGCACCAACCCGGCGGACTACAAAAAGGCCGAGGAAAAGCTGCTGAAAGTGCGGCCCTACGTGACCTACTTCCACTCATCCAAATACATCTCGGACCTGGCCAACGGCAACATCTGCGTGGCCGCCGGGTTCTCCGGCGATGTGTTCCAGGCCAAGGCCCGTGCGGCCGAGGCGGGCAAAGGCGTGAACATCGCCTACGCGATTCCCAAAGAAGGCGGCAACCTGTGGTTTGACGTGTTGGCGATCCCCAAGGATGCCGCCAACGTCAAAGAGGCCCACGCCTTCATCAACTATTTGCTGCAACCTGAGGTGATCGCCCAGGTCAGTGATTACGTCGGTTACGCCAACCCTAACCCTGGGGCGGACAAGCTGATGGAGCAATCGATACGCACCGACGAAGCGGTTTACCCACCGCAGGCGGTTCTCGAGCGGACATTCGTCAACTTCGAGCTACCCCCGAACGTGCAGCGTTTAATGACCCGTAGCTGGACCAAGGTCAAGACGGGCAAGTAA
- a CDS encoding TetR/AcrR family transcriptional regulator translates to MTTRPAATRKPRARSQARIDAILDAARTLLAAEGVDSLSIYSVAERAQIPPSSVYHFFANVPALLEALTADVHAAFRAAIEAPIEHDALNTWRDLSSIVEQRMLTIYEHDAAARQLILAQHGLTEVTQADRQHDLELGHLMLTVFNRHFEVPRLPADVDVFALALELSDRVYARSVHQHGQITPRMAEEGMRVFDAYVGLYLPAYLPKR, encoded by the coding sequence ATGACCACCCGCCCCGCCGCCACTCGCAAACCCCGCGCCCGCAGCCAGGCACGTATCGACGCAATCCTCGATGCCGCCCGCACCTTGCTGGCCGCCGAAGGCGTGGACAGTTTGTCGATCTACAGCGTGGCCGAACGGGCGCAGATTCCGCCGTCGTCGGTGTACCACTTTTTCGCCAACGTGCCGGCGTTACTGGAGGCGTTGACGGCCGATGTGCATGCGGCCTTCCGCGCGGCCATTGAGGCGCCCATCGAACATGACGCGCTCAACACTTGGCGAGACCTGTCCAGTATCGTCGAACAGCGCATGCTGACTATCTATGAACATGACGCCGCCGCCCGCCAGCTGATCCTGGCCCAGCATGGCCTCACCGAAGTCACCCAGGCCGACCGCCAGCACGATCTGGAATTGGGACATCTGATGCTGACCGTGTTCAACCGCCACTTTGAAGTGCCGAGGTTGCCAGCCGACGTGGATGTGTTCGCCCTGGCGCTGGAGCTGAGCGACCGCGTGTATGCGCGCTCGGTGCATCAGCATGGGCAGATTACGCCGCGTATGGCGGAGGAAGGGATGCGGGTGTTTGATGCGTATGTGGGGCTCTACCTGCCAGCCTATTTGCCCAAGCGCTGA
- a CDS encoding aspartate aminotransferase family protein — protein sequence MSSNNPQTREWQALSNDHHLAPFSDFKQLKEKGPRIITKAHGVYLWDSEGNKILDGMAGLWCVAIGYGRDELADAAAKQMKELPYYNLFFQTAHPPVLELAKAISDIAPAGMNHVFFTGSGSEGNDTMLRMVRHYWAIKGQPNKKTIISRKNGYHGSTVAGASLGGMTYMHEQGDLPIPGITHIAQPYWFGEGGDMSPDEFGTWAANQLEEKILELGVDNVGAFIAEPIQGAGGVIVPPATYWPRIKEILAKYDILFIADEVICGFGRTGEWFGSDFYDLTPHMMTIAKGLTSGYIPMGGLIVRDDVVAVLNEGGDFNHGFTYSGHPVAAAVAMENIRIMRDEKIVSRVHDETAPYLQKRLRELADHPLVGEVRGVGMLGAIELVQDKATRKRYEGKGAGMICRTFCFNNGLIMRAVGDTMIISPPLVISKAEIDELVTKARTCLDLTLAALQG from the coding sequence ATGTCCAGCAACAACCCGCAAACCCGTGAATGGCAAGCCTTGAGCAACGATCACCATCTGGCGCCGTTCAGCGACTTCAAGCAATTGAAAGAGAAAGGCCCACGGATCATCACCAAAGCCCACGGCGTGTACTTGTGGGACAGCGAAGGCAACAAGATCCTCGACGGCATGGCCGGCCTGTGGTGCGTGGCAATCGGTTACGGTCGCGATGAACTCGCCGACGCCGCCGCCAAGCAAATGAAAGAACTGCCGTATTACAACCTGTTCTTCCAGACCGCTCACCCGCCCGTGCTGGAACTGGCCAAAGCCATTTCCGATATCGCGCCCGCCGGCATGAACCACGTGTTCTTCACCGGTTCCGGCTCCGAAGGCAACGACACCATGTTGCGCATGGTTCGCCATTACTGGGCGATCAAAGGCCAACCGAACAAGAAAACCATCATCAGCCGCAAGAATGGCTACCACGGCTCCACCGTGGCCGGCGCCAGCCTGGGCGGCATGACGTATATGCATGAACAGGGCGACTTGCCGATCCCGGGCATCACCCACATCGCCCAGCCGTACTGGTTTGGCGAAGGCGGCGACATGAGCCCCGACGAGTTCGGGACCTGGGCCGCCAACCAGTTGGAAGAAAAAATCCTGGAGTTGGGCGTGGACAACGTCGGTGCCTTTATTGCCGAGCCGATCCAGGGCGCCGGTGGCGTCATCGTGCCGCCCGCCACTTACTGGCCGCGCATCAAGGAAATCCTCGCCAAGTACGACATCCTGTTCATTGCCGACGAAGTGATCTGCGGGTTCGGCCGTACCGGTGAGTGGTTCGGGAGCGATTTCTACGACCTCACGCCACACATGATGACCATCGCCAAGGGCCTTACCTCGGGTTACATCCCCATGGGCGGCCTGATCGTGCGCGACGACGTGGTCGCCGTGCTCAATGAAGGCGGTGATTTCAACCACGGCTTCACCTACTCCGGCCACCCGGTGGCGGCGGCGGTGGCCATGGAAAACATCCGCATCATGCGCGATGAAAAAATCGTCAGCCGCGTTCACGATGAAACGGCACCGTATTTGCAAAAGCGTTTGAGGGAATTGGCGGATCACCCGTTGGTGGGCGAAGTTCGCGGCGTGGGCATGCTCGGTGCAATCGAGCTGGTTCAAGACAAGGCCACCCGCAAGCGTTATGAAGGCAAGGGCGCGGGCATGATTTGCCGCACTTTCTGCTTCAACAACGGCCTGATCATGCGCGCCGTGGGTGACACCATGATCATTTCGCCGCCGCTGGTGATCAGCAAGGCCGAAATCGATGAGCTGGTGACCAAGGCGCGTACGTGCCTGGACCTGACTTTGGCGGCGTTGCAGGGCTAA
- a CDS encoding TOBE domain-containing protein yields MTIKAINVRNQFKGTIKDIVVGDVLSEIDVQTASGIVTSVITTRSVKELELVIGSEVIAFVKSTEVSIAKL; encoded by the coding sequence ATGACCATTAAAGCCATCAACGTGCGTAACCAGTTCAAAGGCACCATCAAGGACATCGTAGTCGGCGACGTGCTGTCGGAAATCGATGTGCAGACCGCCTCCGGTATCGTCACTTCGGTGATCACCACCCGCTCGGTCAAAGAGCTGGAACTGGTGATCGGCAGTGAGGTGATTGCCTTTGTGAAGTCCACTGAGGTGTCGATCGCCAAGTTGTGA
- a CDS encoding glutamine synthetase family protein, whose translation MSNNLDQLTDWLKDHKITEVECMIGDLTGITRGKISPTNKFIAEKGMRLPESVLLQTVTGDYVEDDIYYELLDPADIDMICRPDQNAVFLVPWAIEPTAQVIHDTYDKQGNPIELSPRNVLKKVLKLYADKGWQPIVAPEMEFYLTKRCEDPDFPLQPPIGRSGRPETGRQSFSIEAANEFDPLFEDVYDWCELQELDLDTLIHEDGTAQMEINFRHGDALSLADQILVFKRTMREAALKHDVAATFMAKPMTGEPGSAMHLHQSIIDIATGKNVFSNEDGSMSQLFLNHIGGLQKFIPELLPLFAPNVNSFRRFLPDTSAPVNVEWGEENRTVGLRVPDAGPQNRRVENRLPGADANPYLAIAASLLCGYIGMVEGHNPSAPVVGRGYERRNLRLPLTIEDALERMENSKTIEKYLGQKFITGYVAVKRAEHENFKRVISSWEREFLLFAV comes from the coding sequence ATGAGTAACAACCTCGACCAGCTCACCGATTGGTTGAAAGACCACAAGATCACAGAAGTCGAATGCATGATTGGCGACCTCACCGGCATCACCCGGGGCAAGATCTCGCCGACCAACAAATTCATCGCCGAAAAGGGCATGCGCCTGCCCGAGAGCGTGCTGTTGCAGACCGTGACCGGCGACTATGTCGAAGACGACATCTATTACGAACTGCTCGACCCGGCCGACATCGACATGATCTGCCGCCCCGACCAGAACGCGGTGTTCCTGGTGCCCTGGGCCATCGAGCCGACCGCCCAGGTGATCCACGATACCTACGACAAGCAAGGCAACCCGATCGAGCTGTCGCCGCGCAACGTGCTCAAGAAAGTCCTCAAGCTCTACGCCGACAAAGGTTGGCAGCCCATCGTGGCGCCGGAGATGGAGTTCTACCTGACCAAGCGCTGCGAAGACCCGGACTTCCCGCTGCAACCGCCGATCGGCCGTTCCGGGCGCCCGGAGACGGGTCGCCAGTCCTTCTCTATTGAAGCCGCCAACGAATTCGACCCGCTCTTCGAAGACGTCTACGACTGGTGCGAACTGCAGGAGCTGGACCTCGACACCCTGATCCACGAAGACGGCACCGCGCAGATGGAAATCAACTTCCGTCACGGCGACGCGCTGTCGCTGGCCGATCAGATCCTGGTGTTCAAGCGCACCATGCGTGAAGCCGCGCTCAAGCACGACGTGGCCGCCACCTTCATGGCCAAGCCGATGACCGGCGAGCCCGGCAGCGCGATGCACCTGCACCAGAGCATCATCGACATCGCCACGGGCAAGAACGTCTTCTCCAATGAAGACGGAAGCATGAGCCAGCTGTTTCTCAACCACATTGGCGGCCTGCAGAAATTCATCCCTGAATTGCTGCCGCTGTTTGCCCCTAATGTGAACTCGTTCCGCCGCTTCCTGCCCGACACCTCGGCGCCGGTGAACGTGGAATGGGGCGAAGAAAACCGCACTGTCGGCCTGCGCGTACCGGATGCCGGCCCGCAGAACCGCCGTGTCGAGAACCGCCTGCCGGGCGCCGACGCCAACCCGTACCTGGCGATTGCCGCCAGCCTGCTGTGCGGCTACATCGGCATGGTCGAAGGCCATAACCCGAGCGCGCCGGTGGTTGGGCGTGGTTACGAGCGGCGCAACCTGCGCCTGCCGTTGACCATCGAAGACGCCCTGGAACGCATGGAAAACAGCAAGACCATCGAGAAATACCTGGGTCAGAAATTCATCACAGGCTACGTCGCGGTCAAGCGGGCCGAGCACGAAAACTTCAAGCGCGTCATCAGTTCGTGGGAGCGGGAATTCCTGCTCTTCGCCGTCTGA
- a CDS encoding glutamine synthetase family protein: protein MSVPPRAVQLNEANAFLKDHPEVLYVDLLIADMNGVVRGKRIERTSLHKVYEKGINLPASLFALDINGSTVESTGLGLDIGDADRICYPIPDTLCNEPWQKRPTAQLLMTMHELEGEPFFADPREVLRQVVSKFDDMGLTICAAFELEFYLIDQENVNGRPQPPRSPISGKRPHSTQVYLIDDLDEYVDCLQDILEGAKEQGIPADAIVKESAPAQFEVNLHHVADPIKACDYAVLLKRLIKNIAYDHEMDTTFMAKPYPGQAGNGLHVHISILDKDGKNIFASEDPEQNAALRHAIGGVLETLPAQMAFLCPNVNSYRRFGAQFYVPNSPCWGLDNRTVAIRVPTGSSDAVRIEHRVAGADANPYLLMASVLAGVHHGLTNKIEPGAPVEGNSYEQNEQSLPNNLRDALRELDDSEVMAKYIDPKYIDIFVACKESELEEFEHSISDLEYNWYLHTV from the coding sequence ATGTCGGTACCCCCGCGTGCCGTTCAGCTTAACGAAGCGAACGCGTTCCTTAAGGATCATCCTGAGGTTCTGTACGTAGACCTTCTAATTGCGGATATGAATGGTGTGGTGCGCGGCAAGCGCATCGAACGCACCAGCCTCCACAAGGTTTACGAGAAGGGCATTAACCTGCCTGCCTCTTTATTTGCCCTGGATATCAACGGCTCGACGGTGGAAAGCACCGGCCTGGGCCTGGACATCGGTGATGCTGACCGAATCTGTTATCCAATCCCCGACACCCTGTGCAATGAGCCCTGGCAAAAGCGCCCTACCGCGCAACTGCTGATGACCATGCACGAACTTGAAGGTGAACCTTTCTTCGCCGATCCGCGCGAAGTGCTCCGCCAAGTCGTCAGCAAGTTCGATGACATGGGCCTGACCATCTGCGCTGCCTTCGAGCTTGAGTTCTACCTGATCGACCAGGAGAACGTGAACGGCCGCCCACAACCGCCCCGCTCGCCGATCTCCGGCAAACGCCCGCATTCGACACAGGTTTACCTGATCGACGACCTCGACGAATACGTCGACTGCCTCCAGGACATCCTCGAAGGTGCCAAGGAGCAAGGCATCCCGGCCGACGCCATCGTCAAGGAAAGTGCCCCGGCGCAGTTCGAAGTGAACCTGCACCACGTGGCCGACCCGATCAAGGCCTGCGACTACGCGGTACTGCTCAAGCGCCTGATCAAGAACATCGCCTACGACCATGAGATGGACACCACCTTCATGGCCAAGCCTTACCCAGGCCAGGCAGGCAACGGGCTGCACGTGCATATTTCGATCCTGGACAAGGACGGCAAGAACATCTTCGCCAGCGAGGATCCCGAGCAGAACGCCGCATTGCGTCACGCGATCGGCGGTGTGCTGGAGACCCTACCCGCCCAGATGGCGTTCCTGTGCCCCAACGTCAACTCCTACCGTCGTTTCGGCGCACAGTTCTACGTGCCGAACTCGCCGTGCTGGGGCCTGGACAACCGCACCGTAGCGATTCGCGTACCGACCGGCTCGTCCGACGCGGTACGTATCGAACACCGCGTGGCCGGCGCCGACGCCAACCCTTACCTGCTGATGGCTTCGGTCCTGGCAGGCGTGCACCATGGTCTGACCAACAAGATCGAACCGGGCGCTCCAGTGGAAGGCAACAGCTACGAGCAGAACGAGCAAAGCCTGCCGAACAACCTGCGCGATGCCCTGCGTGAGTTGGACGACAGCGAGGTGATGGCCAAGTACATCGATCCTAAATACATCGATATCTTCGTCGCCTGTAAGGAAAGTGAGCTGGAAGAGTTCGAACACTCCATCTCCGACCTTGAGTACAACTGGTACCTGCATACCGTGTAA